From a region of the Rhodococcus sp. 4CII genome:
- a CDS encoding iron ABC transporter permease: MPFPLAAVAVIVVAAALLPLGYVIAASIDTGWDTASALLFRPRVRELLQNTVMLVVVTVPICVVVGVAAAWLVERTRLFGAKAWAVLLAAPLAVPAFVNSYSWVTAVPSLGGLFGGVLIATLSYFPLVYIPAAATLRRLDPAVEESARALGAGPVVVFCRVVVPQLRLAIAGGALLVSLHLLAEYGAFVFIRFDTFTTAIFEQYQSTFNGSAATMLAGVLVLLCLTLLVIESVVRGSARYARIGSGAARRAVPAELGWRYSPIALLFLGMLIAASVGVPLVSVARWLVIGGSAVWKLDAVSAALGQTLGFGIAGAVVTCVLAFPIAWISIRHRGRLSRVLEGGTYISSSLPGIVVALAFVTVTIRYLHPLYQTVTVVIAAYALLFLPRALVNLRAGLAQAPVGLEETAQSLGVSPWAAFVRVTLRLAAPATAAGGALVFLGIVNELTATLLLAPTGTRTLSMQFWSLSSEIDYAGAAPYALIMIVMSLPMTYVLFTQSKKVAGL, translated from the coding sequence CCCCGGGTCCGGGAACTGCTTCAGAACACGGTGATGCTGGTCGTGGTGACCGTGCCGATCTGCGTCGTCGTCGGTGTAGCGGCCGCCTGGCTGGTCGAGCGCACCCGGCTGTTCGGCGCGAAGGCGTGGGCCGTCCTCCTCGCGGCGCCCCTGGCCGTTCCGGCGTTCGTCAACAGCTATTCGTGGGTGACGGCAGTACCGTCGCTCGGCGGGCTGTTCGGCGGCGTCCTCATCGCGACCCTGTCCTACTTCCCGCTCGTGTACATCCCGGCGGCCGCGACGTTGCGCCGGTTGGATCCGGCCGTGGAAGAGTCCGCACGCGCCCTGGGCGCCGGCCCCGTGGTGGTCTTCTGCCGGGTCGTGGTTCCGCAGCTGCGGCTGGCTATCGCCGGCGGCGCTCTGCTGGTGTCGCTGCACCTGCTCGCCGAGTACGGCGCGTTCGTCTTCATCCGGTTCGACACGTTCACCACGGCGATCTTCGAGCAGTACCAGTCGACGTTCAACGGCTCCGCCGCGACCATGCTCGCCGGGGTCCTTGTGCTGTTGTGCCTGACCCTGCTGGTGATCGAATCGGTCGTCCGCGGTAGCGCCCGGTACGCCCGGATCGGGTCGGGTGCGGCCCGCCGGGCCGTGCCGGCCGAACTCGGCTGGCGGTATTCGCCGATCGCCTTGTTGTTCCTCGGGATGCTGATCGCGGCGTCGGTCGGTGTACCACTGGTCAGTGTTGCGCGGTGGCTGGTCATCGGCGGCTCCGCGGTGTGGAAGCTCGACGCTGTCTCGGCCGCGCTGGGGCAGACTCTCGGGTTCGGCATCGCCGGTGCCGTGGTGACGTGTGTGCTCGCGTTCCCGATCGCCTGGATTTCGATTCGTCACCGCGGACGCCTCAGCCGTGTCCTCGAGGGCGGTACCTACATCTCCAGCTCGTTGCCGGGCATCGTGGTGGCCCTCGCCTTCGTCACGGTCACCATCCGGTATCTACATCCGCTCTACCAGACGGTGACCGTGGTGATCGCGGCCTACGCGCTGCTGTTCCTGCCGCGTGCCCTGGTGAACTTGCGAGCCGGACTCGCGCAGGCCCCCGTCGGGCTCGAGGAGACGGCGCAGTCGCTGGGTGTTTCGCCGTGGGCGGCGTTCGTCCGGGTGACGCTGCGACTGGCCGCGCCGGCGACCGCGGCGGGTGGGGCGCTGGTGTTCCTGGGCATCGTCAACGAGTTGACCGCCACCCTGCTGCTGGCGCCCACCGGTACCCGCACCCTGTCCATGCAGTTCTGGTCATTGAGCAGTGAGATCGACTATGCCGGCGCCGCACCGTATGCGCTGATCATGATCGTGATGTCGTTGCCCATGACCTATGTGCTCTTCACCCAGTCGAAAAAGGTTGCCGGACTATGA
- a CDS encoding ABC transporter ATP-binding protein: MTYALEVEGVDKSFGAAPVLRHVGFTVEAGSTTAILGPSGCGKTTLLRLIAGFERPDAGTITLAGRKVAGGGWTPAHRRSVGYVAQDGALFPHTTVGANVGFGLPRKARTRSKIAELLDMVSLDPSYASRRPDQLSGGQQQRVALARALAREPELMLLDEPFSALDAGLRANTRRIVADILAKAGITTILVTHDQPEALSFADRVAVMSAGRLAQIGTPREIYSTPVDVPTAEFIGDAVVLAAHVDGQRATCALGDVAVAANGIHGDARVMLRPEQIEVTTDGAGVAGTVVDVEYLGSEMMLGIRLDTEDGVGSERVTVRRFGATALSPGDRVGIRVLGRGVVYQTSRPQ; this comes from the coding sequence ATGACATACGCACTCGAAGTGGAGGGGGTCGACAAGTCGTTCGGTGCCGCGCCGGTCCTGCGGCATGTGGGGTTCACCGTCGAGGCGGGATCCACGACCGCCATCCTGGGCCCCTCCGGCTGCGGCAAGACCACCCTGCTCCGCCTGATCGCCGGGTTCGAGAGGCCGGACGCCGGCACCATCACCCTGGCCGGGCGGAAGGTCGCCGGTGGCGGGTGGACACCCGCGCACCGCCGGTCCGTGGGCTACGTGGCGCAGGACGGGGCGCTGTTCCCGCACACCACCGTCGGCGCGAACGTCGGGTTCGGGCTCCCGCGGAAGGCGCGCACCCGTTCGAAGATCGCCGAGCTCCTCGACATGGTGTCACTGGACCCCTCGTACGCCTCACGGCGGCCCGACCAGCTGTCGGGCGGGCAGCAGCAGCGCGTGGCGCTCGCGCGGGCGTTGGCGCGGGAACCGGAACTCATGCTGCTCGACGAACCGTTCTCCGCCCTCGACGCCGGCCTGCGGGCCAACACCCGAAGAATCGTCGCCGACATCCTCGCGAAAGCCGGCATCACCACCATCCTCGTCACACATGATCAGCCCGAGGCGCTCTCGTTCGCCGACCGGGTCGCGGTGATGAGCGCGGGCAGGCTCGCCCAGATCGGCACGCCCCGGGAAATCTATTCCACCCCCGTCGACGTCCCCACCGCGGAGTTCATCGGCGACGCCGTCGTCCTGGCGGCCCACGTCGACGGGCAGCGCGCCACGTGTGCGCTCGGGGACGTCGCCGTTGCCGCCAACGGCATCCACGGCGACGCGCGAGTCATGCTGAGGCCGGAGCAGATCGAGGTGACCACGGACGGTGCGGGGGTAGCCGGGACGGTCGTCGATGTCGAGTATCTCGGATCGGAGATGATGCTGGGCATCCGTCTCGACACCGAGGACGGAGTCGGTTCCGAGCGGGTCACCGTGCGCCGATTCGGTGCCACCGCTCTATCGCCCGGGGACCGGGTCGGCATCCGCGTGCTCGGTAGGGGTGTTGTCTACCAAACGTCCAGACCTCAATGA
- a CDS encoding Chromate resistance protein ChrB, whose amino-acid sequence MTDIHDGGVRWLVLAVRVPAEPSRHRVAVWRELRRVGALQIGQGVWVVPDVPVFADGVARVAELARRGEGEVLVLDATGRANADGVRLEELFTAERAEEWAEFLADCARFDAEIDKEIGKAKFTLAELEEEEQSLERLRRWHRDIKARDVFGAAAVAAADQQLELCADRLADYTERVFSALHQM is encoded by the coding sequence GTGACAGATATACATGATGGTGGTGTGCGGTGGCTGGTACTCGCCGTGCGCGTGCCGGCCGAGCCGTCGCGGCACCGGGTGGCGGTATGGCGGGAGCTGCGCCGGGTGGGGGCGTTGCAAATCGGGCAAGGCGTGTGGGTGGTGCCCGATGTGCCGGTGTTCGCCGACGGGGTCGCGCGCGTGGCCGAGCTCGCCCGCCGCGGGGAGGGCGAGGTGCTGGTGCTGGACGCGACCGGACGCGCGAACGCCGATGGGGTGCGGCTGGAGGAGCTGTTCACCGCCGAGCGGGCCGAGGAATGGGCCGAGTTCCTCGCCGACTGCGCCCGGTTCGACGCCGAGATCGACAAGGAGATCGGCAAGGCCAAATTCACCCTGGCAGAGCTCGAGGAGGAAGAGCAGAGCCTGGAGCGGCTGCGGCGCTGGCATCGCGATATCAAGGCCCGCGACGTGTTCGGCGCCGCGGCCGTCGCCGCGGCCGATCAGCAGCTCGAGCTCTGCGCCGACCGGTTGGCCGACTACACCGAGCGGGTCTTTTCGGCCCTGCACCAGATGTGA